A region from the Rosa rugosa chromosome 6, drRosRugo1.1, whole genome shotgun sequence genome encodes:
- the LOC133717132 gene encoding uncharacterized protein LOC133717132, with translation MEMRTGNSRSNKKQSLENNKSATEEKSPAEKEPNTSVFVNYAAIAWHDSRRKWVGDQRVQRMAKDPIISWSTAYEDLLSTNECFPEPIPLTEMVDFLVDIWHDEGLFD, from the exons ATGGAGATGCGTACTGGAAATTCCCGTTCCAATAAAAAGCAATCTTTAGAGAATAACAAATCTGCCACTGAAGAGAAAAGTCCTGCAGAAAAAGAACCAAACACTTCTGTATTTGTCAACTATG CTGCAATTGCTTGGCATGACAGTAGAAGAAAGTGGGTCGGGGATCAGCGGGTGCAAAGAATGGCCAAGGATCCAATTATAAG ctggtcaacagcgTATGAGGATCTACTTTCTACCAATGAGTGTTTCCCTGAGCCAATCCCTTTAACT GAGATGGTAGACTTTTTAGTTGATATTTGGCATGATGAAGGCCTGTTCGATTAG